The DNA sequence GACCGGCGAGTCGTAGCGCAGCACCTCTTCGACCACCCGATCGGACGCCTCCGCGGCGGGGTGCAGGCCGTCGTGGCGGAGCAGCGCCAGCACGCCGTTGCCGATCAGGTTCGTCGTCGTCTCGTGCCCGGCGATCAGCAGGAGGGTGAGCGTCACCAGGAGTTCGCCCTCGCTGAGCGCGTCACCCGCGTCGGACACCGCCACCAGCGCGGACAGCAGGTCCTCGCCCGGCTCGCGCCGCCGTTTCGCGGCGAGTTCGCGGAAGTAGCCGACGAACGACCGGCGCGCGCGGACCGCCGGTTCGACCGTCCCGGGGCTTTGCAGGAACGGCGGATCCAGCGCCCGCGCCATCGCGTGCGACCACTCCGCGAACTGCTCGCGGTCGTCCAGCGGGACGCCGAGCAGTTCGGCGATCACCTCGACCGGCAACGGCTTCGCGAGCGTCGTCATGAGGTCGAAGTCGCGTGGCGCGCGGTCGATCAGGTCCGCGGTGAGCATTTCGATCCGCGGCGCCAGCTGCTCGACCATCCGCGGCGTGAACGCCTTCGCCACCAGCCGCCGCAACCGCGTGTGGTCGGGCGGGTTCAGCGACAGGAACGCCCGGACCACGCGTCCTGACTCGTCGACCGGCTGGTCCGGCCGCCGGTCCGCCGGGTCCAGGTACTCGGGTTCGGGGTGCCCGAACGCCGGGTCGCGCAGCACCTGCGTGGCTTCCGCGATGCCGCTGACGGCGAACATCCGCTCGGCCAGGACCGCGACCGGCCGGCGTTCCCGCCACCGCCGGTAGTGCGGGTAGGGATCGGGCCGCCGATCGGCGGCGAACAACGCGAAGAACTCCTGCGGATCGGCCACCGCCGACAACGTCGTCACGAACTTCCCCCGTCCACGAAACCGGGGCGCGTGGAAGGCAGCTCCACGCGCCCCGGTTCTCGGCTCACATCAGCGGCTCACGTCAGCGACGCGGGCCCTTCTTGCCCTTCTTGGCCGCGTCACGCTGGGCGGCCCGGCGGTCCCGGCGGGTGGCGCCGCTGCCGCCCGTGGAGTCGCCCGCTTCCTCGGCGTGCGCCTCGACCTCGCCGTCCTCACCCGGGCCGGACAACGTCAGCCCCGACTGCTGGCTGTTGCCGCCGAGGCCCTTGCCGCGCAGCGCGGCCGGGACGGACTCGGTGTCGGTCGTCGGCGGCTGCGGCGGCGCCGGCCGCGCGTGGCGGCCCTCCGGCACGGCCTGGCCGTTGCCGGTGCCGACGCCCGCCGGCAGCGCGGCGGCGTCCTCGGCGGGCGGCGCTTCGGCCCGCTCGACCTGCAGGTTGAACAGGAAGCCGACAGCCTCCTCCTTCAACGAGTCGAGCATCGCGCGGAACATGTCGAAGCCCTCGCGCTGGTACTCGATCAGCGGGTCGCGCTGCGCGAGCGCCCGCATGCCGATGCCCTGCTTGAGGTAGTCCATCTCGTAGAGGTGCTCGCGCCACTTGCGGTCGAGGACCGTCAGCATGACCTGGCCCTCCAGGGTCCGCATGCCTTCCGGGCCGACGAGCGCGTTGATCTCCGCTTCGCGCTTGTCGTAGGCGTCGCGGGCGTCCTGCACCAGCGCCTCGCGCAGCGTGCTCGCGTCGAGGTCACCGTCCTCCAGCAGGTCGTCCCAGTCGAGGCTGACCGGGTACAGCGTCTTCAGCGCCGTCCACAGCTTCTCGTGGTCCCAGTCCTCGGCGTAACCGTTCGCCGTCGCGCCGTCCACGTAGGCGTTGACGACGTCGACGAGCATGCCCTCGATCTGGTCGCGCAGGCTCTCGCCGGCCAGGACGCGGTGGCGCTCGGCGTAGATCACCTTGCGCTGCTCGTTCATGACCTCGTCGTACTTGAGGACGTCCTTGCGCTGCTCCATGTTGATCTGCTCGACCTGGGTCTGCGCGCTCTTGATGGCCTTGGAGACCATCTTGTGCTCGATCGGCACGTCGTCGGGCAGCCGCATGGTCGTCATGACGCGCTCGACCATGGTCGCGTTGAAGCGGCGCATGAGCTCGTCACCGAGCGACAGGTAGAAGCGGGACTCGCCCGGGTCACCCTGCCGGCCGGACCGGCCGCGGAGCTGGTTGTCGATGCGGCGCGACTCGTGCCGCTCGGTGCCCAGGACGTACAGGCCGCCCGCGTCGCGGACCATCTCGGCCTCGGCCTTCGACTCTTCCTTGACCTTCTCGAGGATGGCCGGCCAGGCGGCTTCGTACTCCTCGGAGTGCTCGACCGGGTCCAGGCCCTGCTCGCGCAGCACGTGGTCGGCGATCAGGTCGGGGTTGCCACCCAGCACGATGTCGGTACCGCGGCCCGCCATGTTCGTGGCGACCGTGACGGCGCCCTTCTGGCCGGCGCGGGCGACGATCAGCGCCTCACGATCGTGGTGCTTCGCGTTCAGCACCTCGTGCGGCACGCTCAGCTTCACCAGCAGCTTCGACAGGCGCTCGGACTTCTCGACGCTGGTCGTGCCGACCAGGACCGGCTGGCCCTTCTCGTGCCGCTCGGCGATGTCCTCGGCGACCGCCTCGTACTTCGCCTCTTCGGTCTTGTAGATCAGGTCCGGCTGGTCGGCGCGGACCATCGGCCGGTTCGTCGGGATCGGCACCACACCCAGCTTGTAGGTCTGGTGGAACTCTGCGGCCTCGGTCTCGGCCGTACCGGTCATGCCCGAAAGCTTGCCGTAGAGCCGGAAGTAGTTCTGCAGCGTGATCGTGGCGAGGGTCTGGTTCTCGGCCTTGATCTCGACCTTTTCCTTGGCCTCGATCGCCTGGTGCATGCCCTCGTTGTAGCGGCGTCCGTGCAGCACGCGGCCGGTGAACTCGTCGACGATCGCGACTTCACCGTTGCGGACGATGTAGTCCTTGTCGCGGTGGAAGAGCTCCTGGACCTTCAGCGCGTTGTTCAGGTAGCCGACCAGCGGGGTGTTCGCGGCCTCGTACAGGTTTTCGATGCCGAGCTGGTCCTCGACGAACCGGACGCCCTTCTCGGTGACGGCCACCGTGCGCTTCCGGACGTCGACCTCGTAGTGGTACTTCGAGTTGATCAGGTTCGTCTTCTCGACCCGCTCGCGCGACCCCATCGTGGTGGTGTCGATGCCGTTCATCAGCGGGGCGAGCCGCGCGAACTCGACGTACCAGCGCGACGACTGGTCCGCCGGGCCCGAGATGATCAGCGGCGTCCGCGCCTCGTCGATGAGGATCGAGTCCACCTCGTCGACGATGGCGAAGTTGTGCCCGCGCTGGACGCAGTCGTCCAGGCTCCACGCCATGTTGTCGCGCAGGTAGTCGAAGCCGAACTCGTTGTTCGTGCCGTAGGTGACGTCGGCGTTGTACTGGCTGCGCCGGACGTCCGGCTGCTGCTCCGACAGGATGACGCCGACCTCGAGCCCGAGGAAGCGGTGGATGCGGCCCATCCACTCCGAGTCGCGCTTGGCCAGGTAGTCGTTCGTCGTGACGACGTGCACGCCCTTGCCGGGGATGGCGTTGAGGTACGCCGCGAGGACGCAGGTCAGGGTCTTGCCCTCACCGGTCTTCATCTCGGCGACCTGGCCCAGGTGCAGGGCGGCACCGCCCATCAGCTGGACGTCGAAGTGCCGCTGGCCGAGCACCCGCTTGGCCGCCTCCCGGGCGACCGAGAAGGCTTCCGGCAGCAGGTCGTCCAGGGACTCCCCGCCCGCGTGCCGCTTGCGGAACTCGTCCGTCTTGGCCCGCAGCTCGGCGTCGGTCAGGTCCTTGACGTCGTCTTCGAGGGTGTTGATGTGATCGGCGATGTTGCGCAGCCGCTTCACCATCTTGCCCTCGCCCGCGCGGAGCAGGCGGTTCAGCACCATCCGGTCGACCTCACTAGCTGATCATGAGCGCGCCCGGGCCGGTCCCGGACAGGTTCTCCCACGGCGGCGGCCGTGGGTCGGCGCCACCGTTCCACCCCATCGTAGGGAACCCGGGGCGTCGTGTGCACACGCCGTACGTCCTGACATGCGGATGGCCCGCACGCGGACGCGTGCGGGCCATCGGCGGAGGCCTCCTTCGAGCCGGCTCAGCCGAGCCGGATCACGCCGTAGTCGAAGCCTTTCCGCCGGTAGACCACGCTGGGCCGGCCCGCGTCGGAGTCGTTGAAGAGGTAGAAATCGTGGCCGACCAGCTCCATCTCGTAGAGAGCCTGGTCCACCGTCATCGGATCAGCGGTGTGCTGCTTCTCGCGGACGACGCGGCCGGGCTGGTGGCCCAGGTCGTCGTCGGCCCAGCTCTGCTGCTGGGGCAGGGCGATCTCGTCGGCACTCGCGAAGCCGTTCGTGTGCGGTTCGGCTTCGGGTGCGTCCAACACCGCGGTACGCGCGGCGGGACTGGCGGCGGCCGGGGAGGTACCACCCGGCAGTACAGAGGTCGCTTCGGCGACCGATTCCGGTCGGCTGCGCCCGTAGTGCACGCGCCTCCGGTCGTGTGTCCTCCGCAGCCGGTTTTCCAGCTTGGTGACTGCGGAATCGAGCGCTGCGTAGAAGTCGGCGGCACACGCTTCAGCGCGTACGGCCGGGCCACGCCCCTTTCCGGTGATTTCGACGCGCTGGCAGCTCTTGGCCTGGCGCCGGTTGGGTTCGTGGAACAGCTCCACGTCGTACCGGATGACTTTCCTGTCGTAGCGCTCGAGGCGGGCCAGCTTTTCGCTGACGAGTGCCCGATAGTGCTCGGGCACCTCTACGTTGCGGCCCTTAACGACGATGTCCATACACGACCTCCCTCGCTGAGATGACTGCGAGCTGTTGAGTTCACACACGGCGCCGGTGTAGCGGGGACGGAAGCCCGGATCGCGGGCTGAGAAGGAACTCGGATCGGTTCACGACGTCTCGTGCCGGATGCCCGAGCGCGGACTCAGCGCACCTCCGGCGCCAGGGACATGGGCTCGTCACCTCCCTGCCTGCGGGGATTGCTGATAGCGGAGCACGTTAGCTTCCTCACGCCCGTTACAACAGCCCCCGAGCCGGGGGATGTCGGGGAATGAGACTCCGTCACCCCGCGCAGTGAGCGAGGGGTGAACACCAGAAAACACCCGCTGGTCGGACGCGCGCCGGTGGCCGTGGCATCACACGGACGGCGCACCACACCACCTGCACGGACGCCGAGGGTGACGGCCTTGTCCGGCACAGCCACCACTCCGGTGGAGTGGTTCGGCACCCGAGTGGCTTTGATCGACACCCTCATGCCCGGACAACGGCCGCGGGTCCGCTCGCGTTCCCGCCGGAAGTCACTCGTGTAGGTGACACCCCGGTCACCCGGGCGCGCGGGGTGATGGGGGTGGGCGCTTTCGGTGGCCGGCGATCTTGTGGTGTGGGTGGGGTTGGTGGGGCTCGGAGAGGCTGGTGTGACCAGGTGAAACCGGGGTTCGGGCGTGGTTGGGGCGTGCGTGGGGTTTCCGGTGCTCGGTCGGCGCGGTCCGGAGGTGCTGATTCGGGGATTCACCCGGCCGCGAAATGTCTTCGGAGATCGGTTTGGTGGCTCGCTTTCGCCGTTCGTCTGCGCCAGGTTTGCCGGGGATGGGGTTTTATGGTCGCGGGGGCGGCCCGGTGACGGACCACGATCGCGCCCGCGATCGAGCCCGCCGTCGCGCCCGCGATCGCGCCCACGGTCGCCGTGGACTGTCGCGGCGGCGCCGTGCACATGTCGCGCCCGCGGTCGCCGGTCTTGGCGAACTTGCCGTTCGCGTCTTTGCCTCCATTCGGCAGGAGTTCCGGCGGCTGCCCAGGGTTGGGCGACTGATGCTGGGGCCGGTTCACCCGGTCCTCACCCGGCCGTGAGCAGGGTGAGGACGGCCGAGACCGCGATGCCCTCTGCGGCCAATACGCGCACGCATGCGGCTGCGGTGGCGCCGGTGGTCACGACGTCGTCCAGGACCACCACCGGGAATCCGGGTGGTGGGCGTCCGGCCTCGCGGAATCGGAGACGGCCGGCCAGGTTGGCGGCGCGCTGGGCGTGGCCGAGCCCGACGGCGTCGCGGGCGCTTCCGGCCAGCTCCAGCGCTGGTGCGACGGCCACTTCGAAGCCGCGGGCGGACAAGACCTTCGCCGCGGCTTCGGCCAGACGCTCGACGTGGGGGCCACCGCGTACCCGGGACGCGGCTGGCCGGCTCGGTGCCGGGACCAGGCAGATCTTGCGGGTTCCGGGAGGTGGGCCGGCGCTCTGGGCCAGGTCCGATGGCTGGTTGTGGGACGCGGCGCGGGTCAGCCCGGGTGGCCGGTGCGCGAACACTGCGCTCCGGGCTTCGTCCGGCGGCAGCCGGACGAACGTGGTTCCCACCGCGCGGACCAGGCCAGGTTGCCCGTACGCGACAGCATCGTCGGCAACCCGAGGCCGGTCCGGCGGCTGCCGTGTGGAACCGGTTCCAGTGCCCTGTTCCGCAAGCTGTGGAACAGATGCGGAAACGGTTCCGGCACCGGTTGCCCGCAGGGGCAACACGACCAGCGCCTCCGCCAGCGCCGTCCCGAGGGCCGGTGCCAGGTCACGGCGCCCCCGCTCCTTGTACGCGATCAACAACCGCCGGCCGACTCCGGTGTAGCGGGCCAGGGAGAACACCCGGACCAACCCCGCCGTGGGCACGCGGGCCACCTCCCTCACCGCGCCCCAGACGCCCCCGCAGCGGGCGCAACAAGGCTCGCCGCGGGCTCCGCAGGCGGCGCAGCGGCTGGGGATCAACAGGTCGAGAAGCGCGTCGAGGAACATACGGAAAGTGTCGCGACCACCACCGACAGTTTCGGCCTCGAAGCCCACGGCCGTCACCCGAAAGTGTCAGCCCGGGTAGAAGGGGTCCGCGTCCTTCGCCGAATGGTTCTGGGGGCGCCAGACCTCGCCGAGCACCGACGCCGTCCAGAGGCCGCTGGCGTCGGCTACCACGATCGGGCGGCTGGGGGCCGCTGTGACGCCGTGGACCGGGGTGGTCAGGTTGGAGCTGTTGAACGCGTCCAGCCGCTGGCCGTCCACCGTCACGCGGACCACCGGCTGCGACACGCTGGACGTCACCGCGACCAGGGTGTCCTGGGTCAGCCAGTCCACGTCGACGACGTCCTGGAGGTCGTGGGGCTGCAGGTGCCGGGGCTCGCGCAGGCTGACCGAATCGCCGCCCGAGCCGACCACCGACGCCACCCACAGCTGGCCGCCGACCACGGCGGCGACGCGGGCGCCGTCGCGGGAGAACCGGAGCTCCGAGACGCTGCCCTGCTGGATCAGGTCGGAGGCGTTCACCGTCAACGGGGTCCACTGGCCGTTCGGGGTCAGCACGATGCGGGCCACCGACAGCTGGTCGACCACCGTCCACACCTCGGACGCGCCGGGGCGCCACGTCGGCCGGCTCAGGGTGCTGCCGGCCACGTTGACCTGCGGCAGTTCGCGGCCGAGGTCGCCGATCCGCAGGTGGACCCCGCCGCCGGCACGCTCCACCACCGCGAGGCGCTTGCCGTCGATCGACTGGGCCGCGTTGACGACGTCGTAACCGCCGTTGCCGGCCGGGCCGGCGATCGGGGCGCCGTCGCCGAGGGACCGGACCCGGCCGCCGACCGTCATCAGACCCAGCAGGTCCTGGCTCGGCGAGAGCGCCGCGCCGTACGCGGGGAGGTCGCTCTGGCGCCAGTCCGGGTGGTTCGGCACCAGCGCGGCGCCGTCGGCGAGGATCCGGATCCGCGCCGACGTCACGTACTGCAGCGAAAGCACGATCTGCGCGGCGATCAGGTTCCGGATGTCGTCGCTGACGCCGGTCAGTCCGGTCAGCGGGATCACCAGCGTCCCGTCGTCGAGGCTCTTGACGTTGGTGTCGATCGCCACCGGTTCGCCGAGCAGGTTCTTCACCGCCCCGGCCAGGCTCGTCGACGGGCCGTTGACCAGCATGTCCATCACCCGGCTCGGCAACCCGGCCTGCGGTTTCGCGACGACGTAGCGCCGGTCGGGGACGAACGTGTTGGCGGACTCCGAATAGAAGACGACCGGTACCGCGGTGTAGTTCTCGCTGAAGTCGGACTCGGTCGCGTACAGGTCGGCGGGCGGGTCGACGATCCGCCACTGGCCGGTCGGCTGCTTGCGCACCTTCACGTGGAGCAGCGCCGAGCTGTAGTCCGGGACGAACGCGCTGTTCTGGTCGAGCGTGCCGACGTCGATCCCGCGCACGTTGACGACCTGGGTGCTCGGGTCCGGCTGCGGTTCGGTGTCGTAGACCGTGCCGAAGGTGTCCTGGATGATCGTCAGGCTGCGGCTGGGCCGCCAGGCCGCCCGGCCCTGGTCGTCCAGGTAGGCGCGGGCGGCGCCGTTGTTCTGGCCCGGCTTGAGCGTCGCGCCGATGAAGTCGCGGACCAGCGTCAACGGGTCGATGTCGTGCGGCGGATCGGGCGCCTCGACGTTCTGGCCCTGACCTTGGCGGTCCCCCGAGACCACGACCGGCTGGGATTCGAGCGGCACGTTGGCGCAGCCCGCCAGCAGCACCAGGCACAGCAGGGTGAGCAGAACGCGTTTCACTGACCGACTTCCTCACGCTCGGCGAAGATCGCCTCCGGCGCCGGCGTCACCTCGATGATCCCGAGCGGCACCTCGCCGGGGATGTGGTCCGGCGGCGGCAGGGCCAGGGGCGGCTCGCCGGCGGGGACGTCCTGGTGGCGCGGGAAGTAGAACCGGAAGCACGAGCCCTGGCCGGGCGCGCCCCACGCGTCGAGCTCGCCGCCGTGCAGGCGCGCGTCCTCCTGGCTGATCGCCAGGCCGAGGCCGGTGCCGCCGGTCCGCCGGTTGCGCGACGGGTCGGCGCGCCAGAACCGGTTGAACACCAGGTCCGCCTCGCCGGACCGCAGGCCGACGCCGTGGTCCCGGACGGTGATGGCGACCGTCGTCTCGTCGGCCGCGACGGTGAGCACCACCGGCCGGCCCTCGCTGTGGTCCACGGCGTTGCCGAGCAGGTTGCGCAGGATCCGCTCGACGCGCCGGGAGTCGACCTCGGCGGGCACTTCCTCGTCGGGCAGCACGAGCTCGACCGAGCTGCCCGCGTTGCCGGCGATCACCCGCACCTGCTCGACCGCACGGGTGGCGAT is a window from the Amycolatopsis sp. NBC_00355 genome containing:
- a CDS encoding cytochrome P450, with amino-acid sequence MTTLSAVADPQEFFALFAADRRPDPYPHYRRWRERRPVAVLAERMFAVSGIAEATQVLRDPAFGHPEPEYLDPADRRPDQPVDESGRVVRAFLSLNPPDHTRLRRLVAKAFTPRMVEQLAPRIEMLTADLIDRAPRDFDLMTTLAKPLPVEVIAELLGVPLDDREQFAEWSHAMARALDPPFLQSPGTVEPAVRARRSFVGYFRELAAKRRREPGEDLLSALVAVSDAGDALSEGELLVTLTLLLIAGHETTTNLIGNGVLALLRHDGLHPAAEASDRVVEEVLRYDSPVQLTARTAVRDTTLGSLPVPAGSQVIVLIGAANRDPASGPETFDPGRAPGRHLAFGQGIHFCLGAPLARLEGRIVFRELARRRPDLALDGTPAWNPTTTLRGLSALPVRS
- the secA gene encoding preprotein translocase subunit SecA, translated to MVLNRLLRAGEGKMVKRLRNIADHINTLEDDVKDLTDAELRAKTDEFRKRHAGGESLDDLLPEAFSVAREAAKRVLGQRHFDVQLMGGAALHLGQVAEMKTGEGKTLTCVLAAYLNAIPGKGVHVVTTNDYLAKRDSEWMGRIHRFLGLEVGVILSEQQPDVRRSQYNADVTYGTNNEFGFDYLRDNMAWSLDDCVQRGHNFAIVDEVDSILIDEARTPLIISGPADQSSRWYVEFARLAPLMNGIDTTTMGSRERVEKTNLINSKYHYEVDVRKRTVAVTEKGVRFVEDQLGIENLYEAANTPLVGYLNNALKVQELFHRDKDYIVRNGEVAIVDEFTGRVLHGRRYNEGMHQAIEAKEKVEIKAENQTLATITLQNYFRLYGKLSGMTGTAETEAAEFHQTYKLGVVPIPTNRPMVRADQPDLIYKTEEAKYEAVAEDIAERHEKGQPVLVGTTSVEKSERLSKLLVKLSVPHEVLNAKHHDREALIVARAGQKGAVTVATNMAGRGTDIVLGGNPDLIADHVLREQGLDPVEHSEEYEAAWPAILEKVKEESKAEAEMVRDAGGLYVLGTERHESRRIDNQLRGRSGRQGDPGESRFYLSLGDELMRRFNATMVERVMTTMRLPDDVPIEHKMVSKAIKSAQTQVEQINMEQRKDVLKYDEVMNEQRKVIYAERHRVLAGESLRDQIEGMLVDVVNAYVDGATANGYAEDWDHEKLWTALKTLYPVSLDWDDLLEDGDLDASTLREALVQDARDAYDKREAEINALVGPEGMRTLEGQVMLTVLDRKWREHLYEMDYLKQGIGMRALAQRDPLIEYQREGFDMFRAMLDSLKEEAVGFLFNLQVERAEAPPAEDAAALPAGVGTGNGQAVPEGRHARPAPPQPPTTDTESVPAALRGKGLGGNSQQSGLTLSGPGEDGEVEAHAEEAGDSTGGSGATRRDRRAAQRDAAKKGKKGPRR
- the hpf gene encoding ribosome hibernation-promoting factor, HPF/YfiA family, whose product is MDIVVKGRNVEVPEHYRALVSEKLARLERYDRKVIRYDVELFHEPNRRQAKSCQRVEITGKGRGPAVRAEACAADFYAALDSAVTKLENRLRRTHDRRRVHYGRSRPESVAEATSVLPGGTSPAAASPAARTAVLDAPEAEPHTNGFASADEIALPQQQSWADDDLGHQPGRVVREKQHTADPMTVDQALYEMELVGHDFYLFNDSDAGRPSVVYRRKGFDYGVIRLG
- a CDS encoding ComF family protein, giving the protein MGFEAETVGGGRDTFRMFLDALLDLLIPSRCAACGARGEPCCARCGGVWGAVREVARVPTAGLVRVFSLARYTGVGRRLLIAYKERGRRDLAPALGTALAEALVVLPLRATGAGTVSASVPQLAEQGTGTGSTRQPPDRPRVADDAVAYGQPGLVRAVGTTFVRLPPDEARSAVFAHRPPGLTRAASHNQPSDLAQSAGPPPGTRKICLVPAPSRPAASRVRGGPHVERLAEAAAKVLSARGFEVAVAPALELAGSARDAVGLGHAQRAANLAGRLRFREAGRPPPGFPVVVLDDVVTTGATAAACVRVLAAEGIAVSAVLTLLTAG
- a CDS encoding LpqB family beta-propeller domain-containing protein, with product MKRVLLTLLCLVLLAGCANVPLESQPVVVSGDRQGQGQNVEAPDPPHDIDPLTLVRDFIGATLKPGQNNGAARAYLDDQGRAAWRPSRSLTIIQDTFGTVYDTEPQPDPSTQVVNVRGIDVGTLDQNSAFVPDYSSALLHVKVRKQPTGQWRIVDPPADLYATESDFSENYTAVPVVFYSESANTFVPDRRYVVAKPQAGLPSRVMDMLVNGPSTSLAGAVKNLLGEPVAIDTNVKSLDDGTLVIPLTGLTGVSDDIRNLIAAQIVLSLQYVTSARIRILADGAALVPNHPDWRQSDLPAYGAALSPSQDLLGLMTVGGRVRSLGDGAPIAGPAGNGGYDVVNAAQSIDGKRLAVVERAGGGVHLRIGDLGRELPQVNVAGSTLSRPTWRPGASEVWTVVDQLSVARIVLTPNGQWTPLTVNASDLIQQGSVSELRFSRDGARVAAVVGGQLWVASVVGSGGDSVSLREPRHLQPHDLQDVVDVDWLTQDTLVAVTSSVSQPVVRVTVDGQRLDAFNSSNLTTPVHGVTAAPSRPIVVADASGLWTASVLGEVWRPQNHSAKDADPFYPG